A window of Candidatus Nomurabacteria bacterium genomic DNA:
ACCCTGACGGATAATATATTTCCGAATTACAGACTCATTTGCTCCCACTGTTGTTACAAAATATCCCTCTGACCAAATGGAATCAGTTCCCCAATACACTTGCTTCAAGAACGGGAATTTTTGCTTCAAACCTACTGC
This region includes:
- a CDS encoding transposase, which encodes AVGLKQKFPFLKQVYWGTDSIWSEGYFVTTVGANESVIRKYIIRQGQEDSGQTLFE